The genomic window GGCCAATTTCTACGCAAAGTAGGCTGGATCCCCGGACACGCGGAAGCTCTCACCGCGGCCACCCTCCACGTCCTGACCGCAGGGGGGACGCTGGTCGTGCCCACGTACACAGGCGACAAGTCCGACCCGGCGGTGCCCGGATCGCGGTGGCAGCCCATCAGGGAGGGCATCCGCAGATGTCTGGTCGTTTGCTGCTATCGGCGCCAGGGCCGAGTACGTCGCCGCAGGACACGCGTGCGACTGCATGATGGGGGAGAAGAGCCCGTTGGCGAGGCTGGAAGAGTGCAGCGCAAAGGTGCTGCTCCTGGGGGTTGGGTATCAAGTTTGCACGTGTTTGCATTTGGCCGAGTATAGGACCGGGGGGCGCAAGGGCCAGAATTCTTTTGCGGCAATGGTAGACGACGAGAGGACTTGGGTCACGGTGGAGGATGTCGTTGTTGAATCGGATGATTTCGAGGACATTGGGCAGGACCATGGAGAGCGAGGTCGAAGTGGTCCGAGGCAAAGTCGGCGCGGATTGCATGGTGTCTTCGTTGCCCGCAGCCGTCAAGTTCGCTGACAAGTGGATGTCTACACATAGAAAATCAAGAGAATAAGAGACTCATATGAGGTACGTATGAAATGTGAATGCGGTACTAACAACCTAATACTACGCCATGTAAAAAGTGCATGTAATCTCCTTCATTCGCAATCTCGTAATGCTACTCCAGGTGGCCAAGGAAACTCAAAAGACGCTTCTTTCCAATCACTCCGACCGCCTTGGCCGTGTCTTCATCGACAACTACCAAGTGGCTCAGGCCCAAGTTGCCAAACATTTCTACCGCATACTCTAGAGGCGCCCTTGTTGAAATGTTCAAGGAACTGCGGTCTACTAATCGCTCGAAGTTGTCGTCTGCGAAACTGATTAAATCGTTTCCTTCCAGCTCCTGTTGTCCGATTAAATGCAACACAGGGGCAATGCTGCTTTCTGGAATATAGCCGATGCAGATCCCCTGCTCGTTTACAATGATCAACCCAATGTCAAACATTCCTCCGGACAACAGACCGTTCAGTTTCGCCCGAAGGTCGGATATCATGATCTGGTTGTTGGGCTCCGTGGGTAGAATAATTTGCTCCATGACTCTTTTGGGAGGTATCAAGACATCCAAGTCCGGAGATTCTTCACCATCTTTTAAAGCTCTCAATTTGACAACAGCTTGCTCCGAATCTAGAAACGGGTGGCCCATGACGTGCTGAGACAAATCGTAAACCCCGTCTGCACTGATAGAGTCTGCAACCCATTTTGCCGTGAGAATGGCGACCATAAAAGGTGGAATGAAGTTGACTTCACCTGTGAGTTCAAACATGATGACGGCCAAACTCACAGTCATTCTGCTGACGCCGGCAAGAAATGCAGCCGACCCAACCATGGCGAAGATTCCAGGTGAGATGTCAGGGACGAGCTGGCCAACCATTCTGCCGAATAGCGCGCCAGCATCCAGCGCAGGGATAATGATGCCAGATGGTACTTTGCAGCCAAAGGTAATAATTGTTAATGTGAGTTTGATAAATGTACCCGAAATGAGCCATGCGTAGTATAAGCCTTTTCCATGCAtctttgcttcttgttcGCAAATCCAATCTTCCTTGATGTCGTTGCAGTCAACCAATAAACGTTCCATGATGATGTCCCCCGTCTCACGGATGAGAGGGTTGGGATACTGTAAAATAGccgtgatgaagacgacgataCAGACTTCTATAACCGGGCTGTTCTTGATCCAGGGCTGCTTTCGAAATGTCTTGGACCACAAAAAATTCGTGCTGCAGAAGACGCCACCGAATACTCCACCACAGATGCCCAGAAAAATGAAGACAAAGTAGTGGACGACATCGTAATCGACGCCGTATTTGGTTTCAAATAGCACCAGTTTTCCAGTCCCCGTAGGATCCAGAGCTTTGAGTGTGGCGGCAGCCACGAGAGAGCACAGGAATGACCTCCAAAGCACACGCCGTGGGAAGTAGGTGCTTATTTCTTCGTAACTGAAAAGAACACCGCCAATGGGGGCACCAAAGGCGACAGACAGGCCGGCGGAACAAGCCACGCTGAGCATTTCTCTCATCTTGCGCTGATTTTGTGCATACTTGGGTATATGCTTCGCAACCAGGTATCCTACGCATGTTGAGATGTGAACAAAGGGACCCTCCTTGCCCAGACACATTCCAGTAGCCACCGCAAAGGTTGCAccgatggccttgacggcgagcACTTTAAACGTAAGGTAGTGCGGGATGACGAAGCCACAGAGTATTGTCTTGATCTCGGGTATTCCGCTACCGGCGGCCATGTACATCATCTTGCCCTGTGGCCTGTCGATCGGTGATGTGTCCTGGCTACCGTTCTTGTCATTGGCGTCAGCAACATTCAGGTCCACGACCGGGGGCAAGCGCatctttgttgttgttgtgacGCCGGCCGCAATGACACCGAATAGCAGGGCAAATGCGACATATATCAGATATGCCGAAGGGAAGCTTTGTGACCACGGTTTCCAAGCCGTGCAGTCTCCATGGGCAGCGCAACAGGCTCGCCGATTCTGCCAAATGTTTGAAGTGCAATAGCCGTCTTTCCAATCTGCGACGGTCTCGACGCTGACATCGACGACAAAGGCAACACAGGCGGTTatgaggccgacgaggaaggCTGCCACCCAACCGGATGCTGAATCCCAAGCTTTGGCTATTCGCACCCAAGTTGTATTTACGCGTCGAACTTTGGCGTCTCGTATGCCGTGGCGCGTGTTGTCTTTGACCAAGTCATGAAGCCAGTCAATAGTGGCATAGTCCCTGTAGGGTGTGTCGTCACCGTCGTAGGTTGAGTGTAGGGCTAGATGGTGGTTGAGGTTACGAGAGGAGCGTAGTGACTCTACATCGCGGCCACGACTCGCATGGAGGAGCGGCGTTGTCTCTGACAGATGGGGTTCCGTGTTGTTATGCTGCTCATTACTggcgttggccatggcgaaagATTCGGTCAGGCCCGAGACGACAGGTTTTAATATGCACCAGCCTCGGATGTTGGGCGGGTGTCAGCAGAGAGACGTGTAGGGATTGTACAGGTCAaaggatggcgaggaagagaagaggTTCTCCAGGCATAGACAAACAACATTGACTTCAAAGACTGCGATACATTGAGCGCAACAAACACTAGGAACAAGGAAGACTAGTGGACATTGCAAATGTCGAATAAATGCCACGCGGGCTCCTGAGAAGGGCCAGCCGGAGATATGGAGAAGTTGAGATTGGTATGCCGGTTACTACATCATCGAGCGCGAAGGCAACATGGAGGGTAACTCCAGATGGCAACTCCGGATGTTGTGCACCGcaagattcaatgttgcatcgACCAGACTTGAGTACCAGCCCAGAGTTGGGTACATGTCAGCGGTACTCGAGTACGATGCTCCCTGCATTCACAGGGCAAGCGGCCAACTGGGACTTTCCGGTGCGGCAGGCGCGACGGTCGCCCTGTCCATCAACAGCCACCTTTGGCCGCCCTGACGATGGCTGCATGTGCCACCCTCGCTTGACGTCATGGTAGCGATtggcgctcaagtgctgtctcAAGAGTGATCTTTGTTCATCTTTGTGGGGAGGTTGTCGGTCATCTGATGCGGTGAGACGAGTGCACCAACCACGAAACCGCCGAGGGTTTGCCAGCGGCTGATGCCTTTGCGAGGTCTGACGGAGGTGGACTGAAAAGGCGTGACAGAATCACGGGAGTCATTGTGCGGGTTGCAGATGCCAGATTGAGGGTTCAAAGTGCGATCTAGATCTTGGCCAGGGTCCAGGGCAGACGTCTGCTTGCACCCTGCCGCTGTCTACGGTCTACGTAAGTATGTGcggagtacgtagtactacgTACCGGCATGTCCATGCACTTATCCGGTTCTGGTAAAAGTGCCAAGATCCTTGCAAGTACTCAAGTATCCCCCACACATGTGCAGTATCCCGTACCCTGAGGTGGCATGTCCGCCCGACTGTCTGCGTGACGTATACTTTTTGCGTCTCCTTTTCATAATAAAATTCTCGTTGCAGCCACGCAAGCGGCTTTCGTCACTTTGGGCATGGACGTTGTGGTAAGTGAATCATGAAACAACAGCCACTCCCGTGGTCTCTTGTACAACCTTTTCTGATTGGACAGACATGTGGTGAATATTGACGGCAGTAAACCATGATCGTGTCAATTCATCCTAGAAGCATCTTGACGGGAATGTCCGCGTAAGTGCCAACAAGGTTCGTTGTCTCCAATGGACGGTCTCCAGTCCCAATGTGCTTTGACCCCCTTATGTACAACTCTGGTTTTGATTTCTGTTGATGAAGAATCGATGGATGAGATCTATGCCTTCTTGGCTTTCCCCGGTGAACTACTCTACGATCAAATATCTACCATcaatttttatataactgGGAAACAACAAACATAACAGCATGTTGCTGGCTCATCGCAGTAACAAAGAGCCATGACCCGGCCATTTGTCTGTCCTTTATCCCGGAGACTGCTTTTTGTCATGGCCAATTTGCGCAATCGTGTGCCAAGTTCAACTTACATCTAATAATAAACCTAGTtacaagtacatacatacatcaaGCCTCGGATGCAGTTAGCAGCATATCACTGTTCTATTCCTCGACCGACAGCATACTGCTAAGGGTGTATTGCTGTTGAGTCTCGACGACCTCCGTGCCCACGGACCTGTTCTCTCACCACGCCACATGGGAATATGCTCGGTCGAGAACCAGTTCTCAAGACTGCCAAGACTTCAAAGCCCCCGAGCGCATCGTGCGGCTATACTGCAACAAGATCTGTATATCCTTGCACGAACAGAGCGTTTTTTCTATCGGGTCGAATATCCCCCACATCCCGATTCAAAGGCCGAGGCGCTGGACTTGCAAATTGACAATGCAGACGATGTGATTGGTCCGCCTTGAGTTTGTAAACTCTCCCATGAACTACTGGGACGCGTATGCTGTCGCTAATTCTTCACGGAAAACATGCTTCGTGGGGATAAAGTTGTTTTTGCTCCGTGATTCAGCCGGGCCGTGCATGCCACGCCACGAGAGAAGGCCGCGTCTTCTATGAAACTGGAAGAACGCCCGACTGATGATGGCTACGGCTGGAGGTGATGACGAGTCCAGCTATTCGCTCCGCCGGGCATCACCTATAATGAGGGCGACGGAACCTCCTGAGTTGGTTCAAAAAGACTTGGGATACATGTTCACTGTCCATTGATACTTGTTAAGCTACACTTTTCTCACCATGCATCTCCAAGCGCTTGCATCGTCTATACTTCTTCTCTCCAGTGTGGCCGTGGCCCATCCTGGCCATGATCTCACCGAGGAGATTCTTGAGAGGCGATCTTTCAAAAATTCCGTCCGCCGTGCCTCACTGAGCCATTGTGCCGAAAAATTGAAGGCGCGCGGAGTCCAAGCTCGCAACCTGGAGCGAAGAGCAGCAACTGCAGCTCTGGCTCGTCTTTCCCGGGGCGTTTCCACGAGAGATGCGGACTCAGCGCTTGGCGAGTCGCATAACAAGACCAGCCTCGGCTACTCCGAGAATACCAGCATCTCGGAAATCTTTTCTGGCAATGCCTCATGCGTACTGACACCAGAAGTTACCCAAGGTCCATACTGTATGTTAACTCCCTCCACGCCACTCATATTCCTGAAACTAACCGCCGGCGCAGATGTGGGCGGCGAACGCATCAGAAAGAACGTCACTGACGGCCAAGCCGGGGTGGATATAACCTTGGACTACCAGGTCATTGACGTTGATACGTGTGATC from Metarhizium brunneum chromosome 2, complete sequence includes these protein-coding regions:
- the CLCN3_0 gene encoding H(+)/Cl(-) exchange transporter 3 yields the protein MANASNEQHNNTEPHLSETTPLLHASRGRDVESLRSSRNLNHHLALHSTYDGDDTPYRDYATIDWLHDLVKDNTRHGIRDAKVRRVNTTWVRIAKAWDSASGWVAAFLVGLITACVAFVVDVSVETVADWKDGYCTSNIWQNRRACCAAHGDCTAWKPWSQSFPSAYLIYVAFALLFGVIAAGVTTTTKMRLPPVVDLNVADANDKNGSQDTSPIDRPQGKMMYMAAGSGIPEIKTILCGFVIPHYLTFKVLAVKAIGATFAVATGMCLGKEGPFVHISTCVGYLVAKHIPKYAQNQRKMREMLSVACSAGLSVAFGAPIGGVLFSYEEISTYFPRRVLWRSFLCSLVAAATLKALDPTGTGKLVLFETKYGVDYDVVHYFVFIFLGICGGVFGGVFCSTNFLWSKTFRKQPWIKNSPVIEVCIVVFITAILQYPNPLIRETGDIIMERLLVDCNDIKEDWICEQEAKMHGKGLYYAWLISGTFIKLTLTIITFGCKVPSGIIIPALDAGALFGRMVGQLVPDISPGIFAMVGSAAFLAGVSRMTVSLAVIMFELTGEVNFIPPFMVAILTAKWVADSISADGVYDLSQHVMGHPFLDSEQAVVKLRALKDGEESPDLDVLIPPKRVMEQIILPTEPNNQIMISDLRAKLNGLLSGGMFDIGLIIVNEQGICIGYIPESSIAPVLHLIGQQELEGNDLISFADDNFERLVDRSSLNISTRAPLEYAVEMFGNLGLSHLVVVDEDTAKAVGVIGKKRLLSFLGHLE